A part of Arachis hypogaea cultivar Tifrunner chromosome 12, arahy.Tifrunner.gnm2.J5K5, whole genome shotgun sequence genomic DNA contains:
- the LOC112728787 gene encoding HVA22-like protein j isoform X2, which yields MIGDFLTRLLILIFGYAYPGFECYKTVEKNKVDIEELRFWCKYWTIVALYTIIEKFVDIFFGWLPFYGEAKIFMFVYLWNNKTKGTTVIYETILKPIISRHESDIDRKILEFKARAKDYILFYWQIAAQYGSGAFVQALQYVASQSVRMTANPPAATNNQKQA from the exons atgatagggGACTTTCTTACTCGGTTACTTAT CCTCATCTTCGGGTATGCATACCCTGGATTCGAATGCTATAAAACAGTGGAGAAAAATAAGGTTGACATTGAAGAACTTCGATTCTGGTGTAAATACTG GACCATTGTGGCACTTtacacaatcatagagaagtttGTAGACATATTTTTTGGATG GTTGCCATTCTATGGAGAGGCAAAGATTTTTATGTTCGTCTACCTTTGGAATAACAAAACCAAG GGAACAACTGTTATTTATGAAACAATATTGAAGCCTATTATATCAAGGCATGAGAGTGACATAGACAGAAAAATACTAGAATTTAAGGCAAGGGCAAAGGACTATATCCTCTTTTATTGGCAAATTGCAGCACAATATGGAAGTGGTGCTTTTGTTCAGGCTCTTCAATATGTGGCTTCTCAATCCGTTAGAATGACTGCTAATCCTCCTGCCGCCACTAATAATCAG AAGCAGGCGTGA
- the LOC112728786 gene encoding transcription factor E2FA-like, with protein sequence MSGGAGPPPQHTKPDDSGVPIRPPLKRHLAFASMKPSFAQPDEYHSFSSASGAPDSGRKLAADQQAEVVVVRSPHIKRKGGMTNIEGDSQKLSNVPGSANAASSPFKTPVSSKGGRTHAKSKVSKEGMQCPQTPISNSGSPSPLTPAGSCRYDNSLGMLTKKFVNLVKHSEDGNLDLNQAAETLEVKKRRIYDITNVLEGIGLIEKKLKNRIHWKGTESSSGDVDGDISMLKEEVEKLSLEEHRLDDRIREMQERLRSLSEDENKQKFLFVTEEDIKAVPCFQNETLIAIKAPHGTTLEVPDPEEAVDYLQRRYRIILRSTMGPIDVYLISQFEERFEEINGPEPPVSLPLPSSSGSNEPPVAETVPAECSAKGLEPQPQIPSHTYSDLNTSQDFGGGMMKIVPSDADNDADYWLLSDADISITDMWRTDSSVDWNGVDMLHPDFGSIPRPQTPSSGIAETPSTVTNPNQR encoded by the exons ATGTCCGGCGGCGCTGGACCTCCGCCGCAGCATACCAAGCCGGATGATTCTGGCGTCCCTATCCGGCCGCCGTTAAAGCGCCACCTCGCATTTGCGTCGATGAAGCCGTCGTTCGCTCAGCCGGATGAGTACCATAGCTTCTCCTCCGCCTCCGGTGCTCCTGACTCCGGCAGGAAACTCGCCGCCGATCAACAGGCTGAAGTCGTTGTTGTTAGATCTCCG CACATTAAGAGGAAGGGTGGAATGACTAATATTGAAGGAGACTCGCAAAAGCTTAGTAATGTTCCTGGATCAGCAAACGCAGCAAGTAGTCCTTTCAAAACTCCAGTGTCGTCCAAAGGGGGAAGGACGCATGCTAAGTCAAAGGTTTCCAAAGAAGGAATGCAATGCCCTCAGACTCCCATCTCCAATTCTG GTTCCCCATCTCCTCTTACTCCTGCTGGAAGCTGTCGCTATGACAACTCCTTAG GTATGTTGACAAAAAAGTTTGTCAATTTGGTAAAGCATTCAGAAGATGGTAATCTTGACCTAAATCAAGCAGCAGAAACTTTGGAG GTGAAAAAGAGGAGGATATATGACATAACTAATGTTTTGGAAGGCATTGGTCTCATTGAAAAGAAGCTCAAGAACAGAATACATTGGAA GGGAACAGAATCTTCTTCCGGTGACGTGGATGGTGATATCTCGATGCTTAAG GAAGAAGTTGAGAAACTCTCCTTGGAAGAGCATAGATTAGATGACCGAATAAG GGAAATGCAAGAAAGGCTTAGGAGTTTGAGTGAAGATGAAAATAAGCAGAA GTTCCTTTTTGTGACTGAAGAAGATATTAAGGCCGTACCTTGCTTCCAG AATGAAACCCTGATAGCAATTAAAGCTCCACATGGAACCACCCTAGAAGTCCCTGATCCCGAGGAA GCTGTTGACTATCTGCAGAGGAGATATAGGATCATTCTTAGAAGTACTATGGGGCCCATTGATGTTTACCTTATCAG TCAATTCGAAGAGAGATTTGAAGAGATAAATGGTCCTGAGCCCCCTGTGAGCCTCCCGCTTCCTTCGAGTTCAGGGTCCAATGAACCACCAGTGGCAGAAACAGTTCCTGCCGAGTGCAGTGCAAAAGGACTAGAACCTCAACCTCAGATCCCCTCTCACACGTACTCTGATCTAAACACATCACAAGACTTTGGTGGGGGCATGATGAAGATTGTCCCTTCAGATGCTGAT AATGATGCAGATTATTGGCTTCTATCAGATGCTGACATTAGCATAACAGATATGTGGAGAACAGATT CTAGTGTTGATTGGAATGGGGTAGACATGCTTCATCCCGACTTCGGAAGTATCCCTAGGCCTCAAACTCCATCATCTGGGATCGCTGAAACTCCATCCACTGTAACTAATCCTAATCAAAGGTGA
- the LOC112728788 gene encoding uncharacterized protein, producing the protein MEHSAAATTATPKKSHLNLDKLPNKSSSSYTSLKDMLPFTAVNSPSPTPTAAATAASSSSGGGSISIRNRLVKQAAWAYLQPMSPSPCSPSGPNFIGRLRLRFESVSRRHRRRNAIIPCLSFVSDIVACFNRVFQYIVHAITGQGIR; encoded by the exons ATGGAACATTCCGCCGCCGCCACCACCGCCACACCAAAAAAATCACACCTCAACTTAGACAAACTCCCCAACAAATCCTCCTCTTCTTACACTTCCCTCAAAGACATGCTTCCTTTCACCGCCGTGAACTCCCCCTCCCCAACTCCCACCGCCGCCGCCACTGCCGCCTCATCCTCCAGTGGCGGTGGCAGCATATCCATTCGCAACCGGCTTGTGAAGCAGGCTGCTTGGGCTTACCTCCAGCCCATGTCACCTTCACCATGTAGCCCATCAGGCCCAAACTTCATCGGCCGCCTACGCCTCAGATTCGAATCCGTCAGCCGCCGCCACCGCCGCCGCAACGCCATTATTCCTTGCCTGAGCTTCGTATCTGACATAGTTGCTTGTTTCAACCGAGTTTTCCAATATATAGTTCACGCAATCACTGGCCAA GGAATAAGGTGA
- the LOC112728787 gene encoding putative HVA22-like protein g isoform X1, whose amino-acid sequence MIGDFLTRLLILIFGYAYPGFECYKTVEKNKVDIEELRFWCKYWTIVALYTIIEKFVDIFFGWLPFYGEAKIFMFVYLWNNKTKGTTVIYETILKPIISRHESDIDRKILEFKARAKDYILFYWQIAAQYGSGAFVQALQYVASQSVRMTANPPAATNNQKKEEQQEVPISTQPTPINKLKQIPSLSKTKKWPPSPPSSPSATTIIHRGTPKSRANNTEVEDDGESFGMDDSSVRERINKARARLRRLEGSQQSPRTPRTPFRDQE is encoded by the exons atgatagggGACTTTCTTACTCGGTTACTTAT CCTCATCTTCGGGTATGCATACCCTGGATTCGAATGCTATAAAACAGTGGAGAAAAATAAGGTTGACATTGAAGAACTTCGATTCTGGTGTAAATACTG GACCATTGTGGCACTTtacacaatcatagagaagtttGTAGACATATTTTTTGGATG GTTGCCATTCTATGGAGAGGCAAAGATTTTTATGTTCGTCTACCTTTGGAATAACAAAACCAAG GGAACAACTGTTATTTATGAAACAATATTGAAGCCTATTATATCAAGGCATGAGAGTGACATAGACAGAAAAATACTAGAATTTAAGGCAAGGGCAAAGGACTATATCCTCTTTTATTGGCAAATTGCAGCACAATATGGAAGTGGTGCTTTTGTTCAGGCTCTTCAATATGTGGCTTCTCAATCCGTTAGAATGACTGCTAATCCTCCTGCCGCCACTAATAATCAG AAAAAGGAGGAGCAACAAGAAGTGCCTATATCAACACAACCAACACCAATTAATAAGTTGAAGCAAATTCCTTCCCTAAGCAAGACTAAGAAGTGGCCACCAAGCCCGCCGTCGTCGCCGAGCGCCACCACAATTATCCACCGGGGGACTCCTAAGTCCCGAGCCAATAACACGGAGGTCGAGGACGACGGCGAGTCCTTCGGCATGGATGATAGTAGTGTGAGGGAAAGAATCAACAAAGCTCGTGCAAGGCTAAGAAGGTTAGAAGGCTCACAACAAAGTCCTCGTACCCCACGAACACCATTTCGTGATCAAGAATAA
- the LOC112728785 gene encoding 2-Cys peroxiredoxin BAS1, chloroplastic-like, with protein sequence MACSSAATSASLFSSSTRPLLSPKPLSPSSSLSIPNSLKPSHSSSAAAFSRSISIKRSSLHSRRSFSVRASSELPLVGNTAPDFEAEAVFDQEFIKVKLSEYKGKKYVILFFYPLDFTFVCPTEITAFSDRYAEFEALNTEILGVSVDSVFSHLAWVQTDRKAGGLGDLNYPLISDVTKSISKSYGVLIPDQGIALRGLFIIDKEGVIQHSTINNLAIGRSVDETKRTLQALQYVQENPDEVCPAGWKPGEKSMKPDPKLSKEYFSAV encoded by the exons ATGGCTTGTTCTTCAGCAGCTACCTctgcttctctcttctcttcttcaacaAGACCTCTTCTCTCTCCCAAACCcctttctccttcttcctctctctccatCCCAAATTCCCTCAAACCCTCTCATTCTTCTTCTGCTGCTGCTTTCTCTCGCTCAATCTCCATCAAACGCTCTTCATTGCATTCTCGCCGCAGCTTCAGTGTTAGAGCCTCG AGTGAACTTCCATTAGTTGGAAATACAGCCCCAGATTTCGAAGCAGAGGCTGTTTTTGATCAGGAGTTTATCAAG GTAAAACTCTCGGAATACAAAGGGAAGAAGTATGTTATCCTCTTTTTCTACCCATTGGACTTCACCTTTGTTTGTCCAACAG AAATCACTGCTTTCAGTGACCGGTATGCAGAGTTTGAGGCATTAAATACTGAGATATTGGGCGTTTCAGTTGATAGTGTG ttCTCACACCTTGCATGGGTTCAAACGGATAGAAAAGCAGGTGGTCTTGGCGACTTGAATTATCCGCTGATTTCCGATGTCACTAAATCGATATCAAAATCTTACGGCGTCCTCATCCCTGATCAG GGGATCGCTTTGAGAGGGTTGTTCATCATTGATAAGGAAGGGGTTATCCAGCATTCCACCATTAACAACTTGGCAATTGGTAGAAGTGTTGATGAGACAAAGAGAACACTCCAG GCCTTGCAATATGTGCAGGAGAACCCGGACGAAGTTTGCCCTGCCGGATGGAAGCCCGGGGAGAAGTCAATGAAACCAGACCCCAAACTTAGCAAAGAGTACTTTTCCGCGGTGTAA